The Nocardioides houyundeii genome includes the window GCCTCGCGTGAGGAGCCGCTGCTGGTCTCCCTGTGCGTCAACGCCCAGGACAGCGTCGGGGCGGCCTACGCCAACGCCGTGCAGGCCGCCCGGGGCGAGACCCCGGAGGACCCCGAGGCCCACGCCGCCAAGGAGCGCCTCGCCTGCTACCGCCACTTCGAGGCCGAGGACCTGCCCGCCGACGGCGGCCGGGCCGCCCTGACCCCGCGGGTGGCGGCCACCCGGGACCGGGCCCGCAAGGTCCGGTTCGCCGAGCGTCCCATCGCGGTGTGCCCGACGTGCCACCAGGCGCCCGCGGCCACCGGCGTGTGCGACAACTGCGACTGAGTCGCGACGCCCGCAGTGCGGGCTGAGACCACCAAGGGTGGCACCGTCTCGCGACGGTGCCGCCCTTTTTGGTGTCGTGGTCCGCCGTTGTCGCTCAGGGCAGGGGCACTGGTGCCTGGACCACCAGGGACCCGGTGGCGCGGCGCGGCACGTCGGTCACGCAGCCGGTCTGACGGCCCTGCTGGTTGAGGCCGTTGAGGTCGGCCACGCCGAGGTGAGCGATGTTGCCGTCACCGGAGGGGCCCATCACCTGGCTCGCGTCGGGCGAGTGACCCAGCCCCAGGGCGTGGGTGATCTCGTGCACGAACACGAACCTCATCAGCTGCGGCGTCCAGCCCGGCATCGGGGTGGGGTCGAGGTCGAGGAAGGCGCTGGCGCTGCGGGTGCGGTACACCGCCCCCAGGGCGTCCTGCGCCCGGACGCCGCCGTCCGGGCCACCACGTCCCATCACGTTGCCGCTGTAGTCGTTACCGGTCCACTCGTCGCGCAGGAACCCGACCAGCAGGTCCGTGTCCGCCGGGATCCCCGGGTAGCCCGCCTGAGGCTTCTGGATCCCGTCGCTGTCACCGAGGTGCACGAACTCGTACCCCGTGGCCTGGGCCACCTCGGTGAGCGCCGAGGCGAGCGCCTCACGAGCACCGGCCGGGGCACCGGTCAGGTTGGTGCGGTACTCGATGGTCTCGCACGGGTTGAAGCGCCAGCGGGATCCCGACTCGATGTGCGTCCAGGCGCTGGCATCGCTCCCCTGAGGCACCCAGCTGGGCGTGACCGCGACGCCGGTGGTGGCACCGGTGGCACCCAGGGCGGTCGGGGTCTCGGCCACGACCACCCGCACAGGGGTGCTGTGCAACCAGGTGGTCGGCAGCGCGGCGACGAACCAGCCGTCGGCCCCGGAGGCCACCGAGGTGACCGGGAACCACTCGGTGCCCAGCTGCTGCTGCACCACGACCGAGCGGCCCGCGACCTCGGAGCCGGTGACCTGGCCGGTCACCGTGGGGCCCTGCCCGCCCAGGACTGCGGGCGTGCCGGACCAGGTCTCGGAGACCCCGGTCGCGCTCCTGGGCGCCACGGGGGCGAGCACCCGCACGCTGAAGCGCCGGGAGAACGCCTTCATCCCACGGTGGCGCGGAGCGACCAGCCGGAGCTTGATCTTGCGCACCTTGCTGCCCGCGGCGGCCCTGAGCCGGAAGGTGCCCTTCTTCGTCGCCCTGGTCTTGGCGACGACCTTCCACTTCTTGCCCTTCTTGATGGTGAGACGAACCGGGCGCTTGACCCCTGCGCGGGTGGCGACCTTGCCCTTGACGGCGATCTTGGACCCGGCCACCACGGTGCGCGGGGCCTGCACCCGCTGCCCGGCCCGGGCCGCGCCGTCCGCCGGCTCGGTTGCGCCGGAGACCGGAGCGAGCAGGGACAGGGCCAGCGCGCCGCTGCCGAGTCCCGTGGTGGCCAGGCGCCGCAAAGGACGTCGCGTCATCGGTGTATCCCCCTGTAGGCCGTGTTCGAGCGATGTCGAGCGATGTCGAGCGCAGCCTAAGTCCTCAGGACCCCTCGAACAGCCCTTGACCCACATAGGCACCGGCGACCGCTCCCGGGGTACGGCGAACAGCGCCGACCCCGTCACCTTGAGGTACTCCATCAGGGCGTCGGAGCGTGCCATCGCGTTCTGCACCGGGATGAAACCGGTGTCGGGGTCGCGCACGAAGGCGATGAAGAACAGGCCGGCGTTCAGGCCGCCGAGCGGATCCGAGCCGTCGACGAAGTTGTAGCCGCGGCGCAGCATCCGGGCGCCGCCGTGGGAGTCGGGGTGGACCACGCGGATGTGGGCGTCCTGAGCGATCACCGGACCGGCGGAGCCCGGCATGGCGAGGTCGGGCTCGGTGAACTCGGTGCCGCCCGACAGGGGTGCACCCGAGCCCTTGGTCCGGCCGACGAACGCCTCCTGGTCGCCCAGCGTCTGCCGGTCCCAGACCTCGATGGCCATGTTGATCCGCCGGGCCACCAGGTAGGAGCCGCCCGCCAGCCAGCCGCCGCGCGGGTCGTCGTCGGGCCCGACCCACAGGTGCTCGTCCACCGCGGAGCGCTCCTCGGCCTTGAGGTTGGCGGTGCCGTCCTTGAAGCCGAACAGGTTGCGCGGGGTGGCCTGCGCCGTCGACGTCGACGAGGTGCGTCCGAAGCCGAGCTGCGACCAGCGGACCGCCACGGTGCCGAAGCCGATGCGAGCCAGGTTGCGGACCGCGTGCACGGCCACCTGGGGATCGTCGGCACAGGCCTGGACGCACAGGTCGCCGTACGACTTGTCCGGGTCGAGGGCGTCGAAGGGGAAGTGCGGGAGGGTGCGCAGCGCGTCCGGCTGCTGGTCGGCGAGGCCGAACCGGTCCCGCCCCTGGGCGTCACGGAACAGCGAGGGCCCGAACCCGAAGGTGATGGTGAGACCGCTGGCCGGCAGGCCGATGGCCTCCCCGGTGTCGTCGGGCGGCAGGTTGAAGGCGCCGTCGGCGGGTCCGACCTCACCGGCACCCAGGCCGCGGGTCATCCGGTCCGCCGCCTCGGTCCAGGCCGCCAGGAGCGCGATCAGCTGGGCCCGGGACCCGGTGGTGACGTCGAACGCGGCGAAGTGCAGCCGGTCCTGGGCTGGGGTGACGATGCCGGCCTGGTGCTCGCCGCGGAAGGCGTACGCCGCGCCGGCGCTGCCGAGGTGGGCCCTGTCCCCGGCACTGTCCCCGGCACTGTCCCCGGCGCTGGCCTCCGCGCTGGCTCGGCCGGTCGCGAAGGCGCCGGCCGCCAGACCGGCCGCCGCGACCGAGCCGCCGACCAGTCCTCGCCGCGAGATCCCGCGGGCCGGGCGCTCCTCGGTCAGGACAACACCGCCGCGGTGAGCCTGGAGAGCGGCTCGGACAGCGCGTTCACCGCGTTGGACAGCTCGCGCACCTCCGACTTGGTCAGGTCGTCGTAGAAGGTGAAGCCGTCAGAGGTGCGCTGTGCCTCGAGCAGCTCCTGCAGGGCCGCGAAGCGCTCGGTCAGGGTGGTCGCCAGCTCGGGGTCCTTGGCCTCCACGATCGGCTGCACCCCCTCGTAGGCCACACGAGCGCCGTCGACGTTGGCCGCGAAGTCCCACAGGTCGGTGTGCGACCAGATCTCCTCCTCGCCGGTGACCTTGCCGGTGGCCACCTCCTCCAGGAGTCCCCGGGAGCCGTTGGCGATCTGGTCGACGGTGTAGGTGAGCTCCTGCACGCGCCCGTCCAGGGTCTCGGTGTTCTTCATCAGGTCAGAGGCGAAGTCGGCCCGCTCGGCGGCCGTGAGCGCGGTGTAGTCGGCCGGCGGCCACAGGTCCTTCTCGATGCGGTGCCAGCCGGTCCACCTCTGGCCGGGCTCGAGGTCGGCCTCCCGGGCGTCCATCATCGGGTCGAGGTCGCCGAAGGACTCGGCCACGGTCTCGATCCGCTCCCAGTGCACGCGGGCCTCGGGTAGAGCGCGCGGGCCTCGGCGTCCTTGCCGGACTGGTAGAGGTCCACGAACTGCTGCGTCTTGGTCAGGAGCTGGTCGGACTGGTCCTGCACGTACGCCGCGTAGTTGGCCAGCGCGGCCTCGACCAGCTGCTGGTCGTTGGCCGAGACGGCCGGGGCCTCGTCGGACTCGGTGACGGTGAAGTCGGCGCGGATGCCCTCGCCCTTCATGCCGGGCTTGCAGGCGGTGACGTAGGAGCCGTCGGCCGCGTTCACGACCAGCTCGCGGGTGAGCTGCGGACCGACGTTCTCCACCTCGCCGAGGATGCGCAGGCCGTCGTCCCCCAGCAGGTAGAACTCGGTGACCTGGGACCCCTGGTTGGCCACCTCGAAGGTGATGGTCCCCGCCGGCACCTCGGTGGTGGAGAGCTCGCAGCCGTCCTCGGTCGAGGTCACCGACACGGTGCGCGGGTCGCCGTCCTCGGTGTCGCTGCTCGCGTTCTCGGTGCAGGCGCCGAGCAGTGGCACGGCCAGGATCAGGGCCATCGCGGTGGTCTTGCGCATCGGTGTGTCGTCCTTTGAGAAGGGGTGGCGTTCGAGAACGCGTCAGCTGACGGAGGCGGGGCTGGGTGCTGGGCTGGGGTCGGCGCTCCGGGGCGTGGGGCGGTCGCGTCGCCCCGAGAGCAGGAAGAGGGCCATCACCGGGAGGACGTAGCAGAACCAGGCCACGGCCTCGGCGACCGTGGTGGCCGGGGAGAAGTTGAAGATGCCCTTGAGCAGGGTGGCGTACCACGACGTGGGGTCGATGGTGTCCGAGACGTCCCACGCCAGGTTGCCCAGGCCGGGCAGGATGCCGGCCTCCTGGAGGTCGTGGACGCCGTAGGAGAGCACGCCACCGGCGACCAGGATCAGGAACCCCCCGGTCCAGGTGAAGAACTTGCTCAGGTTGATCGAGATGGCACCCCGGTAGATCAGGTAGCCCAGGACGACGGCGGTGGCCAGCCCCAGGGCGGCGCCGGTCAGCGGCTGCCAGGTCGCGTTGGTGTCGCGGGAGACGGCCTCGGTGGCGGACCACAGGAAGAGCGCGGTCTCCAGGCCCTCACGCCCCACCGCCAGCATCGCGACCAGGACCAGCGCGAACCAGGAGCCCTCGGCCGCGGAGTCGATCTGACCGCGCAGCTCGCCGCTGAGCGAGCGGGCGGCCCGGGCCATCCAGAAGATCATCGCCGTGACCAGGCCGACCGCCACGATCGACAGGGTGCCGCCGATCGCCTCCTGAGCCTCGAAGGTCAGACCCCGGGGGCCGAAGAAGAGGGCGAAGCCGAAGGCCAGCGAGACCGCGACCGCGATGCCCACCCCGAGCCAGATCCGAGGCAGCAGCCTGCGCCGGTCGGTCTTGACCAGGTAGGCGACCAGGATGCTGACGACGAGAGCCGCCTCCAGCCCTTCGCGCAGCCCGATCAGGTAGTTGGCGAGCACGAAGAACGATGCTACACCCGAAGACTTAGGTGAGGCTTACCGTATATGGGCCAAAGACAACGCGCTGGGGACCCAGAACGCCCCGGGGTCTCGGGTCCCCGGGGCGTGGAGCCGCCTGTCAGAATCGAACTGACGACCTAGTCATTACGAGTGACTCGCTCTACCGACTGAGCTAAGGCGGCGCGATGCCCGAGGAGCTCCTCGGGCAACCCGGGGAAGTATACGGACACCTTCGGCCGGGAAGCGAAATCCCCCGCACCGTGGTCCGACTCAGCGATTGCGACGCCAGAGCTCGGCGTTGAGGGCGGTGGCGAAACCGGTCCAGGCGGCGTACGGGACCAGTGCGGCTGCGCCCACCTTGTCGTGCTTGGCGGTCTCGGAGACCAGCGCCACGTTGAGCACGTCCAGGGCCAGGATCACCGCCAGCCCGCCCGCTGGTGACTGCCGGGTGAAGAACGCCCAGTTCCAGCCCGCGTTCAGGGCCAGGTTGCCCACGGTCAGCGCCAGCAGGCGCTTGTCGTCCCCTGTGTCCCGGGCCTTGTCGAGCCCGCGGCCGGTGCCCCACGCGATCAGTGAGTAGAGCGGGGTCCAGGCCACCGGGAAGACAGCCGGGGGCGGCTGCCAGGACGGCTTGTCCAGCTTGGCGTACCAGCGGCTGTCGGTCTTCACCCCGAGGCTGCCGACGCCGGCGGCCGCTGCGGACAGGACGGAGGAGACGAGGAAGGAGCGCATGGGCTCCGGTGCCCGCCGCGGGCACCGGTCAAACTCAGCAGGTGACCTCGCCCTGGGGCACCACGTCGTCGAGCAGGTAGTCCTCGACCACCTCGTCCACGCACGAGTTGCCGGCGTTGTACCCGGTGTGGCCGTCACCGTCGCGCCGCACCAGGACGCCGGACTCGAGCTGGTCGGCGAGCGTCTCGGCCCACTCCATCGGGGTGGCCGGGTCCCGCGTCGTGCCGATCACCAGGATCGGTGCCGCCCCGGACCCGTCGATCTCCAGCGGCTCGGCCGGCTCGCCGACGAACCCCTCGCAGCCGATCAGGCCCCAGGCGAAGACCCGCCCGAAGGTCGGCGAGACCTTGTCGAAGGCGGCGTACTCCTGGGGGATCTGGTCCGCGGGCACGGAGGAGGGGTCGTCGAGGCAGTTGATGGCGTAGATCGCCTCGGAGGAGTTGTCGGTGTAGCCGTCGGGCCCGCGCGAGGAGTAGAGGTCCGAGAGCTCCATCAGCGCGTCGCCCCGGCCCTCGATGGCCTGCCGCAGCGCGGAGGAGAGCAGCGGCCAGTAGCTGCGGTTGTAGAGCGGCGCGACGATGCCGTAGAAGGCGTTGCCCACGGTCAGCTCCCGGTCACCGGAGGTGGGCAGCGGCTTGCGGTCGATCTCCGCGAGCAGCTTCTTGATCCGGGCCAGTCCCTCCTCGACGGTGTCGCCGAGGAAGCAGTCGCCGCTCTGGACGCAGTCGCTGACGTAGGACCGGATCGCCAGCTCGAAGCCGCCGGCCTGCCCCAGGCTCAGCTCGCGGCTGGTGGCGGAGACGTCCACCGCCCCGTCGAGCACCATCCGGCCCACCCGCTCGGGGAACAGCTCGGCGTAGGTGGCGCCCAGCTTGGTGCCGTAGGAGGCGCCGAAGTAGTCCAGCTCGGACTCCCCCAGGGCTGCCCGGAGCACGTCCATGTCGCGGGCGGCCTCCACGGTGCTCAGGTGGTTGGCCAGGTCGCCGGACCGCTTGGCGCAGCCCTGGCCGAGCCTGTCGGCCCAGTCCAGGAACTCCTGCTCCTCGTCCGGCTCGTCGGGGTCCGGGTCGCTGGCCAGGTAGGCGTCCAGCTCGGAGTCGCTGAGGCAGTCCACCGGGTTGCTGCGGCCGGTGCCGCGGGGTCGAAGCCGACGATGTCGAAGTAACGGCGCAGCGGCTCGCGGAAGGCCAGACTC containing:
- a CDS encoding alpha/beta hydrolase, with amino-acid sequence MEAARDMDVLRAALGESELDYFGASYGTKLGATYAELFPERVGRMVLDGAVDVSATSRELSLGQAGGFELAIRSYVSDCVQSGDCFLGDTVEEGLARIKKLLAEIDRKPLPTSGDRELTVGNAFYGIVAPLYNRSYWPLLSSALRQAIEGRGDALMELSDLYSSRGPDGYTDNSSEAIYAINCLDDPSSVPADQIPQEYAAFDKVSPTFGRVFAWGLIGCEGFVGEPAEPLEIDGSGAAPILVIGTTRDPATPMEWAETLADQLESGVLVRRDGDGHTGYNAGNSCVDEVVEDYLLDDVVPQGEVTC
- the efeB gene encoding iron uptake transporter deferrochelatase/peroxidase subunit, whose amino-acid sequence is MTEERPARGISRRGLVGGSVAAAGLAAGAFATGRASAEASAGDSAGDSAGDRAHLGSAGAAYAFRGEHQAGIVTPAQDRLHFAAFDVTTGSRAQLIALLAAWTEAADRMTRGLGAGEVGPADGAFNLPPDDTGEAIGLPASGLTITFGFGPSLFRDAQGRDRFGLADQQPDALRTLPHFPFDALDPDKSYGDLCVQACADDPQVAVHAVRNLARIGFGTVAVRWSQLGFGRTSSTSTAQATPRNLFGFKDGTANLKAEERSAVDEHLWVGPDDDPRGGWLAGGSYLVARRINMAIEVWDRQTLGDQEAFVGRTKGSGAPLSGGTEFTEPDLAMPGSAGPVIAQDAHIRVVHPDSHGGARMLRRGYNFVDGSDPLGGLNAGLFFIAFVRDPDTGFIPVQNAMARSDALMEYLKVTGSALFAVPRERSPVPMWVKGCSRGPEDLGCARHRSTSLEHGLQGDTPMTRRPLRRLATTGLGSGALALSLLAPVSGATEPADGAARAGQRVQAPRTVVAGSKIAVKGKVATRAGVKRPVRLTIKKGKKWKVVAKTRATKKGTFRLRAAAGSKVRKIKLRLVAPRHRGMKAFSRRFSVRVLAPVAPRSATGVSETWSGTPAVLGGQGPTVTGQVTGSEVAGRSVVVQQQLGTEWFPVTSVASGADGWFVAALPTTWLHSTPVRVVVAETPTALGATGATTGVAVTPSWVPQGSDASAWTHIESGSRWRFNPCETIEYRTNLTGAPAGAREALASALTEVAQATGYEFVHLGDSDGIQKPQAGYPGIPADTDLLVGFLRDEWTGNDYSGNVMGRGGPDGGVRAQDALGAVYRTRSASAFLDLDPTPMPGWTPQLMRFVFVHEITHALGLGHSPDASQVMGPSGDGNIAHLGVADLNGLNQQGRQTGCVTDVPRRATGSLVVQAPVPLP
- a CDS encoding cupredoxin domain-containing protein, giving the protein MRKTTAMALILAVPLLGACTENASSDTEDGDPRTVSVTSTEDGCELSTTEVPAGTITFEVANQGSQVTEFYLLGDDGLRILGEVENVGPQLTRELVVNAADGSYVTACKPGMKGEGIRADFTVTESDEAPAVSANDQQLVEAALANYAAYVQDQSDQLLTKTQQFVDLYQSGKDAEARALYPRPACTGSGSRPWPSPSATSTR
- a CDS encoding EfeM/EfeO family lipoprotein; translation: MAESFGDLDPMMDAREADLEPGQRWTGWHRIEKDLWPPADYTALTAAERADFASDLMKNTETLDGRVQELTYTVDQIANGSRGLLEEVATGKVTGEEEIWSHTDLWDFAANVDGARVAYEGVQPIVEAKDPELATTLTERFAALQELLEAQRTSDGFTFYDDLTKSEVRELSNAVNALSEPLSRLTAAVLS
- a CDS encoding TspO/MBR family protein yields the protein MRSFLVSSVLSAAAAGVGSLGVKTDSRWYAKLDKPSWQPPPAVFPVAWTPLYSLIAWGTGRGLDKARDTGDDKRLLALTVGNLALNAGWNWAFFTRQSPAGGLAVILALDVLNVALVSETAKHDKVGAAALVPYAAWTGFATALNAELWRRNR
- the efeU gene encoding iron uptake transporter permease EfeU encodes the protein MLANYLIGLREGLEAALVVSILVAYLVKTDRRRLLPRIWLGVGIAVAVSLAFGFALFFGPRGLTFEAQEAIGGTLSIVAVGLVTAMIFWMARAARSLSGELRGQIDSAAEGSWFALVLVAMLAVGREGLETALFLWSATEAVSRDTNATWQPLTGAALGLATAVVLGYLIYRGAISINLSKFFTWTGGFLILVAGGVLSYGVHDLQEAGILPGLGNLAWDVSDTIDPTSWYATLLKGIFNFSPATTVAEAVAWFCYVLPVMALFLLSGRRDRPTPRSADPSPAPSPASVS